The following are encoded together in the Gasterosteus aculeatus chromosome 7, fGasAcu3.hap1.1, whole genome shotgun sequence genome:
- the kl gene encoding klotho, translated as MSAPLALVTFLAIASAAAAKPNAGLRTWGRFDKLPYPGDKAFLYDTFPEDFMWAVGTAAYQVEGAFEKDGKGLSIWDTFRRGGNRMATGDVGSDSYHNVYKDVRAIAQLGVSHYRFSLSWSRIFPNGTRGSYNEIGTNYYRTLLRRLKEIRVQPVVTLYHWDLPDHLQQTLGGWSHPEIVGIFKDYADFCFQTFGDDVKYWITIDNPFVVARHGYGTGVVAPGIKNDPDLPFRVGHNLIKAHAAVWHLYDRHYRPRQRGRLSMALASHWIKPSRTRLESLRECQCSLDHVLGWFARPLFADGDYPPCMKARLGSRLPSFTPEERAQVRGTADFFALSHGAALSFQLINDSLKFGQQEELDLRMLLYWVNAEYDKPPIFVVQSGWYVLGNTKTEDPKHMYYLKRFIAEALKSIVIDGVNVIGYTAWSLMDGFEWHREYGIRRGLYYVDFNAPDMKREPKTSATFYRNVIQKNGFPELPENKPAQGSFPCDFAWGVSANSIQVETTPSQFADPSVYLWNISNNGELMRLEGFSAPPVRRAAHCADYATIRQQVDEIRQVGVNHFHFSLNWSAVVPTGDVAHPNTTLLGYYRCFTRQLLQANVTPVVTLWHHTRLRSSLPAPLDTANKWLNRETPKAFADYARLCYRELGAHVKMWITLNEPNDEMVTYQEGHHMLQAHARAWHVYDNEFRHAQGGKVSLALHMDWVEPAFSFSREDVEPAKRVLDFRVGWFAEPVFGSGDYPLGMRSWLRQLNSLELPVFNEGDRELVRGTYDFFAISHFSTELVTHAMEDSYTYTAMLEVQQMIDTTWMKSPRPVVPWGLRKALNWVREHYRDVPVYVMANGVQEDPARFKDSLRVYYLYNYINEALKAHTLDGVNLKGYFAYALSDQRDPGFGLYGHIQEEAIVKASLSNYRNIIKHNGFPVQGAAAQPCPSVPQPCPGCHVLAKKSVVGFLTLVGSGVLITLGLIVYYTAKRHKECY; from the exons ATGAGCGCCCCGCTCGCCCTCGTCACCTTCCTCGCCAtcgcctccgccgccgccgccaagcCCAACGCCGGCCTGAGGACGTGGGGTCGCTTCGACAAGCTGCCCTATCCGGGCGACAAGGCTTTCCTCTACGACACCTTCCCGGAGGACTTCATGTGGGCGGTGGGCACGGCGGCGTACCAGGTGGAGGGCGCGTTCGAGAAGGACGGCAAGGGGCTCTCCATCTGGGACACGTTCCGGCGCGGCGGCAACCGGATGGCCACCGGGGACGTCGGCAGCGACAGCTACCACAACGTGTACAAGGACGTGCGCGCCATCGCGCAGCTCGGGGTCAGCCACTACCGCTTCTCCCTCTCCTGGTCCAGGATCTTTCCCAACGGCACCCGCGGGAGCTACAACGAAATCGGCACCAACTACTACCGGACCCTCCTGCGGAGGCTGAAGGAGATCCGCGTGCAGCCGGTGGTCACGCTCTACCACTGGGACCTGCCCGACCACCTGCAGCAGACCCTCGGCGGCTGGAGCCACCCGGAGATTGTGGGCATTTTCAAGGACTACGCCGATTTCTGTTTCCAGACGTTCGGGGATGACGTGAAGTACTGGATCACTATCGATAACCCGTTTGTGGTGGCGCGGCACGGGTACGGCACCGGGGTGGTGGCTCCCGGGATAAAGAACGACCCCGACCTCCCGTTCCGCGTTGGGCACAATCTCATTAAG GCTCACGCGGCCGTGTGGCACCTCTACGACCGCCACTACCGCCCCCGGCAGCGGGGCCGGCTGTCCATGGCGCTGGCCTCCCACTGGATCAAGCCCAGCCGCACTCGCCTGGAAAGCCTGCGAGAGTGTCAGTGCTCCCTGGACCACGTCCTGGGCTGGTTCGCCCGGCCTCTCTTCGCCGACGGGGACTACCCCCCCTGCATGAAGGCGAGGCTGGGCTCGCGGCTGCCCTCTTTCACCCCGGAGGAGAGGGCCCAGGTGAGGGGAACGGCCGACTTCTTCGCCCTCTCCCACGGAGCCGCCTTGAGCTTCCAGCTCATCAACGACAGCCTGAAGTttgggcagcaggaggagctggacctgCGGATGCTGCTCTACTGGGTCAACGCCGAGTACGACAAGCCGCCCATCTTCGTGGTGCAGAGTGGGTG gtaCGTCCTCGGCAACACTAAGACCGAAGACCCCAAACACATGTACTACCTCAAGAGGTTCATCGCAGAGGCCCTGAAGT CCATCGTCATAGATGGAGTGAACGTGATCGGATACACGGCCTGGTCCCTGATGGACGGCTTCGAGTGGCACAGGGAATATGGGATACGAAGGGGGCTGTACTACGTGGACTTCAACGCTCCTGACATGAAGAGAGAGCCCAAGACGTCCGCCACCTTTTACAG AAACGTCATCCAGAAGAACGGTTTCCCAGAACTGCCAGAGAACAAACCGGCACAAGGAAGCTTCCCGTGTGACTTTGCCTGGGGGGTATCAGCCAACTccatacag GTGGAGACAACGCCCAGCCAGTTTGCAGACCCCAGCGTGTACTTGTGGAACATCTCCAACAACGGAGAGCTGATGAGGCTGGAGGGCTTCAGCGCACCTCCTGTACGCCGGGCCGCACACTGTGCTGATTACGCCACCATCCGACAACAG GTTGATGAAATCCGGCAGGTCGGAGTCAACCACTTCCACTTCTCCCTCAACTGGTCAGCTGTGGTGCCTACAGGTGACGTGGCTCATCCCAACACCACCCTGCTGGGCTACTACCGCTGCTTCACccgccagctgctgcaggccaaCGTCACGCCCGTGGTCACTCTGTGGCACCACACGCGCCTGCGCAGCAGCCTGCCGGCCCCACTGGACACGGCCAACAAGTGGCTCAACAG AGAGACCCCGAAGGCGTTCGCAGACTACGCCAGGCTGTGTTACAGAGAACTGGGGGCCCACGTGAAGATGTGGATCACTCTGAATGAGCCCAACGATGAGATGGTGACCTACCAGGAGGGTCATCACATGCTGCAAGCGCACGCTCGGGCCTGGCACGTCTACGACAACGAGTTCAGGCACGCACAGGGAGGAAAG GTGTCCCTGGCCCTGCACATGGATTGGGTGGAACCGGCATTTTCGTTCAGCCGCGAAGACGTGGAGCCGGCCAAAAGGGTTTTAGACTTCCGCGTTGGCTGGTTCGCAGAGCCGGTCTTCGGCAGCGGGGACTATCCTCTGGGGATGAGGAGCTGGCTGAGGCAGCTCAACTCACTGGA GCTGCCGGTGTTCAATGAAGGGGACAGAGAGCTGGTTAGAGGGACGTATGACTTCTTTGCCATTAGTCACTTCAGCACCGAGCTGGTGACACACGCCATGGAAGACTC GTACACCTACACGGCGATGCTGGAGGTCCAGCAGATGATAGACACCACGTGGATGAAGTCTCCCAGGCCCGTTGTGCCCTGGGGTCTGAGGAAAGCCCTCAACTGG GTGAGGGAGCACTACCGCGACGTACCCGTCTATGTGATGGCCAACGGGGTACAGGAAGACCCGGCCCGCTTCAAAGACAGCCTCCGAGTCTACTACCTGTACAACTACATCAACGAGGCGCTGAAAG CTCACACTCTGGACGGCGTGAACCTGAAGGGTTACTTCGCTTACGCCCTGAGCGACCAGAGGGACCCGGGCTTCGGCCTGTACGGACACATTCAGGAGGAGGCCATCGTCAAGGCCTCCCTCTCCAACTATCGCAACATCATCAAGCACAACGGCTTCCCCGTCCAGGGAGCCGCGGCCCAACCGTGTCCCAGCGTCCCTCAGCCCTGCCCGGGCTGCCACGTCCTGGCCAAGAAGTCTGTGGTGGGCTTCCTGACTCTGGTGGGCTCAGGGGTGCTGATCACCTTGGGGCTCATTGTCTACTACACAGCCAAGAGACACAAAGAGTGCTACTGA
- the rfc3 gene encoding replication factor C subunit 3, which translates to MSLWVDKYRPTSLGKLDYHKDQATQLKNLVQCGDFPHLLVYGPSGAGKKTRIMCLLRELYGAGVEKLRIEHQTVVAPSKKKIEINTIASNYHLEVNPSDAGNQDRVVIQELIKTVAQSQQIQSSTQREFKVVLLTEVDRLTKDAQHALRRTMEKYMSTCRLILCSTSTSKVIGPIRSRCLAIRVPLPSTEEVCSVLTSICKKEGLLLPPELAKQITEKSGRNLRKALLMCEACRVQQYPFSADQDVPQTDWEVYLRETANAIVSQQSPQRLLEVRARLYELLTHCIPPDIIMKGLVTELLSNCDGQLKTEVAHMAAYYEHRMQLGSKAIYHLEAFTAKFMAVYKKFMEDGLDGMMF; encoded by the exons ATGAGTTTGTGGGTGGACAAATATCGACCGACTTCCCTCGGGAAACTCGACTATCACAAAGATCAAGCGACTCAGCTGAAAAACCTG GTTCAATGTGGCGACTTCCCCCACTTGTTGGTGTACGGGCCGTCCGGCGCCGGGAAGAAGACCCGCATCATGTGTCTGCTGAGGGAGCTGTACGGAGCCGGCGTGGAGAAGCTGCGCATCGAGCACCAGACCGTCGTG GCCCCCTCCAAGAAGAAAATAGAGATTAACACAATAGCCAGCAACTATCACTTGGAAGTCAACCCGAG TGATGCTGGGAACCAGGACCGTGTGGTGATTCAGGAGCTTATTAAGACCGTGGCTCAGTCACAGCAGATCCAGTCAAGCACCCAGAGAGAGTTCAAAG tggTCTTGCTTACAGAGGTGGACAGGCTCACCAAGGATGCCCAGCACGCTTTGCGCCGGACGATGGAAAAGTACATGTCCACCTGCCGTCTCATcctctgctccacctccacctctaaAGTCATTGGGCCCATTCGGAGCCGTTGTCTGGCCATCAGGGTTCCTCTGCCGAGCACAGAAGAG GTCTGCAGTGTTTTGACGTCCATCTGTAAGAAGGAGGGTCTACTCCTCCCACCGGAACTGGCCAAACAAATCACCGAAAAGTCTGGTCGTAACCTCCGCAAGGCCCTTTTGATGTGCGAGGCGTGCAGAGTGCAACA GTATCCGTTCTCGGCAGACCAAGACGTTCCGCAGACGGACTGGGAGGTCTACCTGAGGGAAACGGCCAACGCCATCGTCAGCCAGCAGAGCCCTCAGAG GTTGTTGGAGGTTCGCGCCAGGCTGTACGAGCTGCTCACGCACTGCATCCCTCCCGATATCATTATGAAG GGTCTGGTGACCGAGCTGCTGAGCAACTGCGACGGTCAGCTGAAGACGGAGGTGGCCCACATGGCAGCTTACTACGAGCACAGGATGCAGCTGGGCAGCAAAGCCATCTACCACCTCGAGGCCTTCACCGCCAAGTTCATGGCCGTCTACAAGAAGTTCATGGAGGACGGCCTCGATGGGATGATGTTTTGA